One window of the Candidatus Chryseobacterium colombiense genome contains the following:
- the apaG gene encoding Co2+/Mg2+ efflux protein ApaG, producing the protein MFSKITSNIRVSVIPEYDSKNSYPSENRYVFKYNIVIENKGDFPIKILKRKWLIFDVGFGYTEIVGDGVIGLTPLIEPNENFAYFSNVMLRSGVGNMSGKYLVRNEQTKENFEIDIPKFNLLSEVLSN; encoded by the coding sequence ATGTTTTCTAAAATCACATCTAATATCAGAGTTTCAGTAATTCCTGAATATGATAGTAAGAACAGTTATCCCTCAGAAAACCGTTATGTTTTCAAATATAACATTGTGATTGAAAATAAGGGAGATTTTCCTATTAAGATTCTTAAAAGAAAATGGTTGATTTTCGATGTTGGCTTCGGCTATACAGAGATTGTAGGAGATGGAGTTATTGGTTTGACTCCGCTAATAGAACCTAACGAAAACTTCGCTTATTTTTCGAATGTAATGCTTCGTTCCGGAGTAGGGAATATGAGTGGTAAATACTTGGTAAGAAATGAACAGACCAAAGAAAATTTTGAAATTGATATTCCGAAATTTAATCTGCTGTCTGAAGTCTTGAGTAATTAA
- a CDS encoding 3'-5' exonuclease yields the protein MDFCAIDFETATFDRNSACELGICVVQDSKIVETKTWLIKPPSFPYFSQRNIDVHGILPQDVKDAPTFEDIWYEVEEMMYGTLMVAHNASFDASVLRGCLDHYGMFTPQLNYLCSIQLAKKSWNYLPKYGLKNLAEYHQIKFNHHRAGDDAEVCAKISLLAFEKLFLTSNEEISEYMKTKIKKL from the coding sequence ATGGATTTCTGCGCGATAGATTTTGAAACAGCCACTTTTGACCGTAACTCTGCCTGTGAGTTGGGGATTTGTGTAGTGCAGGATTCAAAAATTGTAGAAACAAAAACATGGCTAATAAAACCTCCGAGTTTTCCTTATTTCAGTCAAAGAAATATTGATGTACACGGAATTTTACCTCAAGATGTAAAAGATGCTCCTACATTTGAAGATATATGGTACGAAGTTGAAGAAATGATGTACGGAACATTGATGGTGGCACATAACGCTAGTTTTGATGCGAGTGTATTACGAGGCTGCTTGGATCATTACGGAATGTTTACTCCCCAATTAAATTATCTTTGCAGTATACAGCTGGCAAAAAAATCATGGAATTATCTTCCAAAATATGGGTTAAAAAATCTAGCGGAATACCATCAGATAAAATTCAACCATCACAGAGCAGGAGACGATGCAGAGGTTTGTGCAAAAATATCTTTATTAGCTTTCGAAAAATTATTTTTGACCAGTAATGAAGAAATTTCGGAATACATGAAAACTAAGATCAAAAAGCTTTGA
- a CDS encoding endonuclease V, with amino-acid sequence MNLVFDTYYFDKDKANTICLAFENWESPFPDRKFSEIKEGVEEYVPGQFYRRELPCILSLLEKIKPQIDKISCIIIDGFVYLDDDMSPGLGKHLYDALNSEIPVIGVAKTNFATVEKYKLALKRGSSETPLYISSVGIDMNKAHDLIRKMHGEHRMPTLLKKVDILTRQF; translated from the coding sequence ATGAATTTAGTTTTCGACACTTATTACTTTGATAAGGACAAAGCCAATACCATTTGTCTGGCTTTTGAAAATTGGGAAAGTCCATTTCCTGATCGCAAGTTTTCTGAAATAAAAGAAGGCGTTGAAGAATATGTTCCTGGGCAGTTTTACAGAAGAGAGCTCCCTTGCATTTTAAGTCTTTTAGAGAAAATTAAACCCCAGATTGATAAAATTTCCTGTATTATTATTGATGGCTTTGTTTATCTTGATGATGATATGAGTCCTGGTTTAGGAAAGCATTTATATGATGCTTTAAATAGTGAAATACCAGTAATTGGTGTAGCAAAAACAAACTTTGCAACTGTAGAAAAATATAAATTAGCTCTAAAAAGAGGAAGCAGCGAAACACCTCTTTATATTTCGAGTGTAGGAATTGATATGAATAAAGCCCATGATCTCATTAGAAAGATGCATGGAGAACATAGAATGCCCACTTTATTAAAGAAAGTAGATATCTTAACAAGACAATTTTAA